The following coding sequences are from one Deinococcus arcticus window:
- the hsdR gene encoding type I restriction-modification system endonuclease: MPEASARPSNFTDLQSVEPLLVHLGGLAERYLHDDPNTSVLKLRQFAELLTRVIAARSGQLGEGEETQQARLARLRRLDVLPQQVWELLTEIRRSGNAANHEFTGSLDQARDLLKFAWILGVWLIRTFENPAYQRAEFIEPAPRNEADELRALLAQADAARLAAEGRLTEQQAAAPKDPAPIITAASQAAHHLDLTEAQTRQLIDAQLRAVGWEADTVNLRYGQVMPEAGRNLAIAEWPTATGPADYALFVGLIPVAVVEAKRINMAVMGSLAQAARYSRGLTLTTGLQLPHGPWGEGITAYRVPFLYATNGRPYLAQLKTESGIWFRDARRSVNPSHPLRGWHSPAELLAMLEQDAAAADEALKAEPLEYAVGLRPYQKAAIQAVEARIGEGQREILLAMATGTGKTKTAIALIYRLLKARRFRRVLFLVDRETLGEQAGNDFKTTRLEGTRTFAETFNLTAIDDGPIDTATSVHVTTVQGLVRRVLGETPPSVGTYDLIVVDEAHRGYTLDRDLADAELGWRSEADYVSKYRQVLEHFDAVKVALTATPALHTTQIFGKPVFSYSYRDAVLDGVLIDHEPPYLIRTELSDQGIHWKAGEQIETYTPGESEVRLFETPDDIGLDVEAFNRKVVAQGFNQAVATQLAALINPFGPEKTLVFCATDRHADEMVMRLKDAFRAQYGELDDDAVVKITGASDKPLVLTRRYKNELSPTVAVTVDLLTTGIDVPAITNLVFLRQVGSRILFEQMLGRATRRCDDIGKTTFRIYDAVRAYEAASKFTTMRAVVPQPGKTFQALLDEVQQAPTTAARSLLRDELVAKLQRVKGRLTPAARDTFEGATGQTPEAFIQTLRNTAPDELPARLAGQETLMALLDTGRTKGGQPVFISSHQDIVTSVVQAYPGGQKAEDYLSAFEAYIAQHKDEVPALLTVLTRPKDLTRAQLLSLRRELDQAGFSETFLQRAYASVKQVDAAASIIGFIRAAAQQEAPQPFEARVDAALARLLGSKAWTPPQQAWLKRLAAQLKANGVIDQESLDLPTSPVRQQMGGFARLDNSIFAGELPLILTRLQDEVWARGA, from the coding sequence ATGCCTGAGGCCAGCGCGCGCCCATCCAACTTCACGGACCTGCAGTCTGTCGAGCCGCTCCTCGTTCACCTCGGCGGTCTGGCCGAGCGCTACCTGCACGACGACCCCAACACGTCGGTTCTCAAGCTCCGGCAATTCGCCGAGCTGCTCACACGCGTCATTGCCGCCCGGTCCGGCCAGCTTGGGGAGGGGGAGGAAACGCAGCAGGCACGACTGGCCCGGCTCCGGCGTCTGGACGTGCTGCCCCAGCAGGTGTGGGAACTGCTCACCGAGATTCGCCGGTCGGGCAACGCTGCCAACCACGAGTTCACCGGCAGCCTTGACCAGGCCCGGGACCTTCTGAAGTTCGCCTGGATTCTGGGCGTGTGGCTCATTCGCACCTTCGAAAACCCGGCCTACCAGCGCGCCGAGTTCATCGAACCTGCTCCACGGAATGAGGCCGACGAGTTGAGGGCGCTGCTGGCCCAGGCCGACGCCGCCCGCCTGGCAGCCGAGGGTCGGCTGACCGAGCAGCAGGCCGCCGCACCCAAGGACCCGGCACCCATCATCACGGCCGCCAGTCAGGCCGCCCATCACCTGGACCTCACCGAGGCGCAGACCCGTCAGCTCATTGACGCGCAGCTCCGCGCAGTGGGCTGGGAAGCCGACACAGTCAACCTGCGCTACGGGCAGGTCATGCCGGAAGCCGGGCGAAACCTGGCCATCGCCGAGTGGCCCACGGCCACGGGACCAGCCGATTACGCGCTGTTCGTGGGCCTCATCCCGGTCGCTGTCGTCGAAGCCAAGCGGATCAATATGGCCGTCATGGGCAGCCTGGCGCAGGCGGCGCGCTACAGCCGCGGGTTGACCCTGACCACCGGCCTGCAGCTTCCCCACGGCCCCTGGGGAGAAGGCATCACCGCCTACCGGGTGCCGTTCCTATACGCCACGAACGGCCGACCGTACCTCGCCCAGCTCAAGACCGAGAGCGGCATCTGGTTCCGCGACGCCCGGCGCAGCGTCAATCCCAGCCACCCCCTGCGCGGTTGGCACAGCCCCGCCGAGCTGCTGGCCATGCTTGAGCAGGACGCGGCTGCCGCCGACGAAGCCCTGAAGGCAGAACCCCTCGAGTACGCCGTCGGCCTGCGCCCCTATCAGAAGGCGGCGATCCAGGCGGTCGAAGCGCGCATTGGTGAGGGCCAGCGGGAAATCCTCCTGGCCATGGCCACAGGCACCGGCAAGACAAAGACCGCCATCGCGCTCATCTACCGTCTGCTCAAAGCCCGGCGCTTTCGCCGGGTGCTGTTTCTGGTGGACCGGGAGACCCTGGGCGAGCAGGCAGGCAACGACTTCAAAACCACCCGCCTGGAAGGCACGCGGACCTTTGCCGAGACCTTCAACCTGACGGCCATCGATGACGGCCCGATTGACACGGCCACCAGCGTTCACGTGACCACGGTGCAGGGCCTGGTCCGCCGCGTGCTGGGCGAGACTCCCCCCTCTGTGGGCACCTACGACCTGATCGTGGTGGATGAGGCGCACCGGGGCTATACCCTGGACCGCGACCTCGCGGACGCCGAGCTGGGCTGGCGAAGCGAGGCCGACTACGTCAGCAAGTACCGGCAGGTGCTTGAGCACTTCGACGCAGTGAAGGTGGCCCTGACCGCCACGCCCGCGCTGCACACCACGCAGATTTTCGGCAAACCCGTCTTCTCGTACTCCTACCGCGACGCGGTGCTGGACGGCGTGCTCATCGACCATGAGCCCCCCTACCTTATTCGCACGGAACTCAGTGATCAGGGCATTCACTGGAAGGCGGGCGAACAGATCGAGACCTACACGCCCGGCGAGAGTGAGGTGCGCCTCTTCGAGACGCCCGACGACATCGGCCTGGACGTGGAGGCCTTCAACCGGAAGGTGGTCGCGCAGGGCTTCAATCAGGCAGTGGCGACCCAGCTCGCGGCGCTCATCAACCCGTTCGGGCCGGAAAAAACACTGGTGTTCTGCGCCACGGACCGCCACGCCGACGAGATGGTCATGCGCCTTAAAGACGCCTTCCGCGCCCAGTACGGCGAGCTGGACGACGACGCGGTCGTGAAGATCACAGGCGCAAGCGACAAGCCCCTGGTCCTCACCCGCCGCTACAAGAACGAACTGAGCCCGACCGTGGCCGTCACCGTGGACCTGCTCACCACCGGCATCGACGTGCCGGCCATCACCAATCTGGTGTTCCTGCGCCAGGTGGGCAGCCGCATTCTGTTCGAACAGATGCTGGGCCGCGCCACCCGGCGCTGTGACGACATCGGCAAGACCACCTTCCGCATCTACGACGCGGTGCGGGCCTACGAAGCGGCGTCGAAGTTCACCACCATGCGGGCGGTGGTTCCGCAACCCGGGAAAACCTTCCAGGCCCTCCTGGATGAGGTGCAGCAGGCCCCTACCACGGCGGCGCGGTCCCTGCTGCGCGACGAACTGGTGGCCAAACTGCAGCGGGTGAAAGGCCGACTGACCCCAGCGGCCCGCGACACCTTCGAAGGCGCGACAGGCCAGACGCCCGAAGCGTTCATCCAGACGCTGCGGAACACTGCGCCTGACGAGCTGCCCGCCCGGCTCGCCGGGCAGGAGACCCTGATGGCCCTGCTCGACACTGGCCGCACCAAAGGCGGGCAACCCGTGTTTATCAGCAGTCATCAGGACATCGTGACCAGTGTGGTCCAGGCGTACCCGGGCGGCCAGAAGGCAGAGGACTACCTCAGTGCGTTCGAAGCCTACATTGCCCAGCACAAGGATGAAGTGCCGGCCCTGCTGACCGTGCTGACCCGGCCCAAAGACCTGACCCGCGCGCAGCTGCTGTCACTGCGCCGTGAGCTGGACCAGGCGGGATTCAGCGAGACCTTCCTGCAACGGGCCTACGCGAGCGTGAAGCAGGTGGACGCCGCAGCCAGCATCATCGGCTTCATCCGGGCGGCGGCGCAGCAGGAAGCGCCACAGCCATTTGAGGCGCGTGTCGATGCAGCGCTGGCGCGGCTGCTCGGTTCGAAGGCCTGGACCCCTCCACAGCAGGCGTGGCTCAAGCGTCTCGCCGCTCAGCTCAAAGCCAACGGCGTCATCGACCAGGAAAGCCTGGACCTCCCGACCAGCCCGGTCCGGCAGCAGATGGGCGGCTTTGCACGGCTGGACAACAGCATCTTCGCGGGCGAACTGCCGCTGATCCTCACGCGCCTGCAGGACGAAGTCTGGGCGCGCGGCGCCTGA
- a CDS encoding class I SAM-dependent DNA methyltransferase: protein MTRTTDIVQKLWNLCNDLRDDGVTYHQYVTELTYLLFLKMAKETSQEAQIPAENRWDALKARSAPDRLDHYRQTLLDLGKAPAPLVRMIYADASSFIRKPATLSKLVTDIDALDWYSAKEEGLGDLYEGLLAKNANEKKSGAGQYFTPRPLIDAIVAVMKPTSEDIMQDPAAGTGGFLIAAHHYITQHEDVWNWPEAKQQQFFENAFHGMELVPDTQRLALMNLMLHGLANDPERSGIRLGDTLSNDHQKLPKSTLILSNPPFGTKKGGGTPTRDDLTFVTSNKQFAFLQHIYRALKTHGRAAVVLPDNVLFESGIGKAIRADLMDKCTLHTILRLPTGIFYAQGVKTNVLFFTRGQSEKGNTKEVWVYDMRANMPQFGKRTPFTREHFAGFEAAFGDDPYGGPEALAARVDTGPEGRFRRFMREEIAARGDSLDISWLKDDSATQGELPEPAQLAEEALTELAGAMEELRAILLELGEDEATLEEAGVLA, encoded by the coding sequence ATGACCCGCACCACCGACATCGTCCAGAAGCTCTGGAACCTGTGCAATGACCTGCGCGACGACGGCGTGACGTACCACCAGTACGTCACGGAGCTGACCTACCTGCTGTTCCTGAAGATGGCCAAGGAAACCAGCCAGGAAGCGCAGATCCCGGCCGAGAACCGCTGGGACGCGTTGAAGGCCCGCTCGGCCCCGGACCGTCTCGACCATTACCGGCAGACCCTGCTGGACCTGGGGAAAGCGCCTGCGCCGCTGGTTCGCATGATCTACGCCGACGCGAGCAGCTTCATCCGCAAGCCCGCGACCCTCAGCAAGCTGGTCACGGACATCGACGCACTGGACTGGTACTCCGCGAAGGAAGAAGGCCTGGGGGACCTGTACGAAGGGCTGCTGGCCAAGAACGCCAACGAGAAGAAGTCCGGCGCAGGCCAGTACTTCACGCCCCGGCCCCTTATTGACGCCATCGTGGCCGTGATGAAGCCCACCAGCGAGGACATCATGCAGGACCCCGCCGCAGGAACAGGCGGCTTCCTGATCGCGGCGCATCACTACATCACGCAGCACGAGGACGTGTGGAACTGGCCGGAGGCCAAGCAGCAGCAGTTCTTCGAGAACGCCTTCCACGGCATGGAACTGGTGCCAGACACCCAGCGCCTCGCCCTGATGAACCTGATGCTGCACGGCCTGGCGAACGACCCCGAGCGCAGTGGCATCCGCCTGGGCGACACGCTGTCGAACGACCACCAGAAGCTGCCCAAGTCCACGCTGATCCTGAGCAACCCGCCCTTCGGCACCAAGAAGGGGGGTGGCACGCCCACGCGCGACGACCTGACCTTCGTGACCAGCAACAAGCAGTTTGCCTTCCTGCAGCACATCTACCGGGCGCTGAAGACCCATGGGCGTGCAGCGGTCGTGCTGCCCGACAACGTGCTGTTCGAGAGCGGGATAGGCAAAGCAATTCGTGCAGACCTGATGGACAAGTGCACCCTGCACACGATCTTGCGACTGCCCACCGGCATCTTCTACGCGCAGGGCGTGAAAACGAACGTCCTGTTCTTCACCCGTGGCCAGAGCGAGAAGGGCAACACGAAGGAAGTCTGGGTGTACGACATGCGGGCGAACATGCCGCAGTTTGGCAAGCGCACACCCTTTACCCGCGAGCACTTTGCGGGGTTCGAGGCCGCGTTCGGGGACGACCCCTACGGTGGCCCGGAGGCGCTGGCCGCCCGCGTAGACACCGGGCCGGAGGGCCGCTTTCGGCGCTTCATGCGCGAGGAAATAGCGGCGCGGGGCGACAGCCTGGACATCAGCTGGCTCAAGGACGACAGCGCCACGCAGGGCGAGTTGCCCGAACCGGCCCAACTGGCCGAGGAAGCCCTGACCGAGCTGGCAGGCGCCATGGAGGAGTTGCGCGCCATCCTGCTGGAACTGGGCGAGGATGAGGCAACGTTGGAAGAGGCCGGGGTGCTTGCATGA